One stretch of Candidatus Bathyarchaeia archaeon DNA includes these proteins:
- a CDS encoding glycosyltransferase family 2 protein → MAKVDLVMWTKNGAKTLSPVLKRINAVIPPQNVNRRIIVDDQSTDGTLDIVKSYGWQVVPNQGTGISDGANTALKHVQCEYFVSFEQDLLLSEDWWRKIPPLLENPQIGAASGMRFASQPRGVMRLQQYVARKYRGEEQLSSWLRGRQNAAFTLGSTLDNTIYKTEVIRSVGGFPLVKVNAGVDTTLAYRLKLAGYSWAVNYQVQSVHLRGGLRHELSHQYWYGTQSREIWQKVEHESQQQAPISRFGIFYRFAISPFTGLFVAYKMREATIAYIHPLIKFYYLKGYLESGKRH, encoded by the coding sequence TTGGCTAAAGTTGATTTGGTCATGTGGACCAAAAACGGGGCAAAAACCCTTTCCCCGGTTCTGAAACGAATCAACGCAGTGATTCCCCCACAAAACGTGAACAGGCGAATTATTGTAGATGACCAAAGCACCGACGGCACCCTTGACATAGTCAAATCGTACGGTTGGCAAGTCGTCCCCAACCAAGGAACAGGCATAAGCGACGGCGCCAACACCGCCCTCAAACACGTTCAATGCGAATATTTCGTGAGTTTTGAGCAGGACCTGCTTTTATCTGAGGATTGGTGGCGCAAAATTCCGCCGCTGCTGGAGAACCCACAGATCGGGGCGGCTTCGGGGATGCGGTTTGCAAGTCAACCCCGCGGGGTCATGCGGTTGCAGCAGTATGTTGCCCGCAAGTACCGTGGAGAAGAACAGTTGTCTTCTTGGCTTCGGGGCAGGCAGAATGCGGCTTTCACTTTAGGCAGCACCTTAGACAATACCATCTACAAAACGGAGGTCATCCGTTCAGTAGGCGGTTTTCCACTGGTGAAGGTGAACGCTGGCGTGGACACAACTTTGGCTTACCGGTTAAAGCTTGCAGGTTATTCTTGGGCAGTTAACTATCAAGTCCAGTCGGTTCATCTACGCGGCGGCTTGCGGCATGAGTTAAGCCACCAGTACTGGTATGGGACTCAGTCACGGGAGATTTGGCAAAAGGTTGAGCATGAATCCCAGCAGCAGGCGCCGATTTCGCGGTTTGGCATTTTTTACCGCTTTGCCATTTCCCCCTTCACAGGCTTGTTTGTGGCATACAAGATGCGGGAAGCCACCATAGCCTACATCCATCCCCTGATAAAATTCTATTACCTAAAAGGCTACTTGGAGTCTGGCAAACGCCACTAA
- a CDS encoding glycosyltransferase family 2 protein, translated as MTEPLVSLVVATYNYGRYLPETIESILKQSYKNLEIIVVDDGSTDNTRQVVKQYPVRYIYQENHGPSYAFNVGIRISHGRFYITPGADDKLHPDYVALCVKEMLKNDSVGFVWTGAQEFGLTYELRSPNPLHNTLSIYRGPGGQLGAALFRRKAFEDVGGYDETLTVYEDWDIAIRMLKRGWKGCPIMLPLYFWRRHGVSRNTRAERDKLLKVLEKKYPHLKLYNRLARFQDFFVLCFSDPGELCNRLLQKFRKTQSKLKQYSLGR; from the coding sequence ATGACTGAGCCCCTGGTAAGTTTAGTTGTTGCCACGTATAATTACGGCAGATATTTGCCAGAAACTATTGAAAGCATTCTGAAACAATCCTACAAAAACCTCGAAATCATAGTTGTAGACGACGGTTCTACTGATAACACAAGACAAGTGGTGAAGCAGTATCCCGTCAGATACATCTACCAAGAAAATCATGGGCCTTCTTACGCGTTTAATGTTGGTATAAGAATTTCCCATGGAAGGTTCTACATAACTCCTGGTGCCGATGACAAATTACATCCTGATTATGTGGCGCTTTGCGTTAAAGAAATGCTCAAAAATGACAGTGTAGGCTTCGTTTGGACGGGTGCACAGGAATTTGGTTTAACATATGAACTGAGGTCACCTAATCCGCTACATAATACCTTAAGTATTTACCGAGGGCCTGGAGGGCAACTTGGCGCTGCGCTGTTTCGTCGGAAAGCCTTTGAAGATGTGGGAGGCTACGATGAAACTTTGACAGTTTATGAAGATTGGGATATAGCCATCAGGATGCTTAAACGGGGCTGGAAAGGTTGTCCCATAATGTTGCCTCTTTATTTTTGGCGTAGACATGGCGTGAGTCGTAATACGCGAGCTGAAAGAGACAAGCTTCTTAAAGTGTTGGAAAAAAAATATCCCCACTTGAAACTTTACAATAGACTTGCTCGATTTCAGGATTTTTTTGTGCTTTGCTTCTCAGACCCCGGCGAGTTATGTAATCGTTTGTTGCAAAAATTCCGAAAGACACAATCAAAATTGAAGCAATACTCTCTCGGTCGATGA
- a CDS encoding ATP-grasp domain-containing protein, whose amino-acid sequence MKRILCTGAGGPAGINFTMSLRAAPETAVLVGTDSNEYFLNLAITDTRQLVPRAKDPAYIDALNDIIHKEHIEFLHAQPDIEVEAVSENREKLDAPTFLPSKDAVKACQDKLQSAKVWKQKDVPVARTLEARSDSDIDEAFETFGSPIWIRARHGAGGKGSTPADNKETAVAWIEYWRSRGVDWDFIAQEHLPGRNIAFHSLWKDGELVTSMARERLEYIYAYLAPSGITGTPAVQRTVHDDAVNRIGTEAVLSIDSKFSGIASVDLKENAAGTPCVTEINPGRMFTTSFFFSYASKTLRNDYCANIPYLYTRLAFKETIPEMPRYNVLPADLYWVRHMDAPARLVKDGKVLGAMYH is encoded by the coding sequence TTGAAGCGAATCCTCTGTACAGGCGCAGGCGGACCCGCAGGCATAAACTTCACAATGTCCCTACGGGCAGCACCCGAAACCGCAGTTCTGGTGGGCACCGACTCCAACGAGTACTTCCTAAACTTAGCCATAACCGACACCCGACAACTGGTTCCCAGAGCCAAAGACCCAGCCTACATCGACGCCTTAAACGACATCATACACAAAGAACACATCGAGTTCCTCCACGCCCAACCCGACATCGAAGTGGAGGCGGTGTCGGAAAACCGCGAAAAACTCGACGCACCAACCTTCCTGCCCTCCAAGGATGCCGTGAAAGCCTGCCAAGACAAGTTACAATCCGCCAAAGTCTGGAAACAAAAAGATGTGCCTGTCGCCCGAACCCTCGAAGCCCGCAGTGACTCCGACATCGACGAGGCGTTTGAGACGTTTGGTAGCCCCATTTGGATCCGCGCACGGCACGGGGCGGGAGGCAAAGGCAGCACCCCAGCAGACAACAAAGAAACCGCCGTAGCGTGGATAGAGTATTGGCGTAGCCGCGGGGTTGATTGGGATTTCATTGCGCAGGAGCATCTGCCGGGCAGAAACATTGCGTTTCATAGCCTTTGGAAAGACGGCGAACTGGTCACGTCGATGGCTCGGGAGCGGCTGGAGTACATTTACGCGTACTTGGCGCCTTCGGGCATCACGGGAACCCCTGCTGTGCAGCGCACCGTTCACGATGACGCAGTAAACCGAATAGGCACCGAGGCTGTGCTGTCCATTGATTCCAAGTTCAGCGGCATTGCCAGCGTGGACCTAAAAGAAAACGCAGCAGGAACCCCCTGCGTGACCGAAATCAACCCCGGCAGAATGTTCACCACCAGCTTCTTTTTCAGCTACGCCAGCAAAACCCTCCGCAACGACTACTGCGCCAACATCCCCTACCTGTACACTCGGCTAGCATTCAAAGAAACCATCCCAGAGATGCCCCGCTACAACGTGCTCCCCGCGGACTTGTACTGGGTTAGGCATATGGATGCCCCCGCAAGGCTGGTCAAAGACGGCAAAGTTTTGGGAGCCATGTACCACTAA
- a CDS encoding DUF354 domain-containing protein — protein sequence MPDVWLDTVTPKISIVIHSLLPSLHEKGYSTLVTAKKQTQTTDLLDALNVPYHSIGEYGTNPKEKLAADANRMLGLLELFDKVGYPKVLWAHGDVAAIRTAFGLGIPIVYANDTVFAYHVAKLVSPIVDWLVAPQCFGKSWSKFGIAKNQIIHYDGLEECAWLKTEFKKPKFLEELSGKKPVVLFRDAEYQASYCKEVKVDSQRLIRELAKHATVVCLPRYEAEREKLREIPNVWVSPKPVLTAQLIPYVDLMVGSGGTACRETALAGIPTINFHFWDVQARYLHKKGFPIQISQNTNRIIRTAKKILQNPPKHKMDTKTMLAKLESPLPVWTRYVELCMQRGKAA from the coding sequence ATGCCTGACGTTTGGTTAGACACCGTAACCCCCAAAATCAGCATCGTCATCCACAGCCTGCTACCCAGCCTGCACGAGAAAGGTTACTCAACGCTTGTTACTGCCAAAAAGCAGACCCAAACCACTGACCTTCTAGACGCCCTCAACGTGCCCTACCACTCAATTGGGGAGTATGGCACTAACCCCAAAGAGAAACTTGCCGCCGACGCCAACCGCATGCTCGGGCTTCTGGAACTCTTTGACAAGGTAGGGTACCCGAAGGTGCTTTGGGCTCACGGCGATGTGGCAGCAATCCGCACGGCTTTTGGGCTGGGCATACCCATCGTTTACGCCAACGACACCGTCTTTGCGTACCATGTAGCTAAGCTTGTGTCACCCATTGTAGATTGGTTGGTGGCGCCCCAATGCTTTGGAAAATCATGGAGCAAGTTTGGCATAGCCAAAAACCAAATCATCCACTACGACGGGCTGGAAGAGTGCGCGTGGCTAAAAACAGAGTTTAAGAAACCCAAGTTTCTGGAGGAACTCAGCGGCAAAAAGCCAGTGGTGCTTTTCCGCGACGCCGAGTACCAAGCCAGCTACTGCAAAGAGGTCAAAGTTGACAGCCAACGGCTCATCCGAGAACTCGCCAAGCACGCCACCGTCGTTTGCCTGCCAAGATACGAAGCGGAGAGAGAAAAACTCAGAGAAATCCCCAACGTCTGGGTATCACCCAAACCCGTGTTGACCGCGCAGCTAATTCCGTATGTGGATTTGATGGTAGGCAGCGGGGGCACTGCATGCCGAGAAACCGCGTTGGCAGGGATTCCAACGATTAATTTCCATTTCTGGGATGTGCAAGCACGATACCTTCACAAGAAGGGGTTCCCCATCCAAATCAGCCAAAACACCAACCGCATTATCCGAACAGCCAAAAAAATCCTGCAAAACCCCCCGAAGCACAAAATGGACACAAAAACCATGTTGGCTAAGCTTGAGTCGCCCCTACCGGTTTGGACGCGTTACGTTGAGCTTTGCATGCAACGGGGCAAGGCGGCTTAG
- a CDS encoding HAD family hydrolase, whose protein sequence is MPTAAIFDLDGTLVCLPINWEALFDELKRIMRLDVVRPLVDVISQADAQTRREVFAAWDRAELAVVKDITPCAEGMAAYREQAGKPRALVTMQGKKAVKAILGPFGLHFDVVITREDSISRAEQLLMAAEKLGVSVVQVLFVGNTDSDTAAAEKVGCSFRRVKQP, encoded by the coding sequence ATGCCAACCGCAGCAATTTTTGATTTAGACGGCACCTTGGTCTGCTTGCCCATTAACTGGGAAGCCCTCTTCGACGAGCTTAAACGCATAATGCGTTTGGATGTGGTGCGTCCGCTGGTGGATGTGATCTCGCAAGCAGATGCACAAACAAGGCGGGAAGTTTTTGCTGCCTGGGACAGGGCAGAGTTGGCAGTAGTCAAAGACATCACTCCCTGCGCTGAGGGTATGGCGGCGTATAGGGAACAGGCGGGCAAACCTCGGGCGCTGGTTACGATGCAGGGCAAAAAAGCCGTCAAAGCAATTCTGGGCCCGTTTGGGCTCCATTTTGATGTGGTAATCACGCGGGAGGACAGTATAAGCCGCGCCGAGCAGCTGCTTATGGCTGCAGAGAAGCTGGGAGTTTCTGTTGTGCAGGTTTTGTTTGTGGGCAACACCGACAGCGACACCGCCGCCGCTGAGAAGGTGGGCTGCAGTTTCAGAAGAGTAAAACAACCGTGA